GCTTCGAGGACCTTCTCGGAATGAACCAAAGAACTGGTAGGAGGTGGTGTAAGCCAAGTCATCGATCGGATATCTTCTTTGCCCCAAGCCTTCATGTCCAATACTAATCCTGTCAAATCTGCCTCCATAAGTTCAGGAGTACGATAGTCTGCGAGTTGAGCATGCGTAGCTTTACTCCAAAGCCGATATGAATGACCCGAAGTCAAACGGCCAGCTCGACCACTTCGCTGATCTGCAGAATCTTTGCTAATTCGGTGTAAAACAAGTTTAGCCAAACCAGAGCGAGAGTCAAATCGATTGGATTTTGCAAATCCAGAATCAACCACCACTTTGATTCCTTCGATCGTTAAGGATGTTTCTGCGATATCAGTAGAAAGGACGATTTTCCTTTTTCCTAAAGGATTTGGCAGGATTGCCTTTTGTTGCTCTGAGGGTGAGAGTTGCCCGAATAAAGGGACGATCTGATCACCTGGGAGAGCTTTACGGAGAATTTCCTCTGCTTTTTTGATTTCTCCTTGACCGGGGAGAAAAACTAGAAAATCACCTGAATGAGCTTTGGCAAGCGGGATTAATTGTCTGGCGGTATCTTCTCCAATAGCAAATTCATCCACTTCTTTCAGGTAGTTGATTTCAACAGGAAATTGCCTGCCTTGACTTTGAATAATTTTCGCCCTGAGCAAACCAGACAATTCCTCCGCATCAATAGTTGCAGACATAAGCAAGATCCGAAGGTCAGGTCTTAATACCTGTTGAATTTCCCGAGCAAGTGCCAATGCTACCTCTGAAAATAGGTTCCGCTCATGAAATTCATCGAAAATGATCATTCCAACCCCTTCGAGTGCATTGTCCTGATGCATCATCCGAGTCAAAATACCTTCTGTAATTACTTCCAGTCTTGTTTTATCCGAAATCGCAGATTCAAATCGGATTCGGTATCCTACAGTTTGTCCTACTTTTTCTCCAAGCATGGAAGCCATTCGCTCTGCAATACTCTTGGTGGCTAATCGCCGGGGCTCGAGCATAATCACCTTTTTTCCAGCCAACCACACTTCCTCTAAAAGAGCTAGGGGAAGAAGGGTACTTTTACCTGCTCCGGGAGGAGCTGTGATAATCAGTGAATTGGAATTTGAGAGGTGGCTTTTGACTTCGGGAATGATTTCAGCAACTGGAAGGTCAAAAGAAAAAGGGTTGAATTCGGACATGGCGCAAAGATACTGACCAAATTCTTCTCATGTGAGTGAATCCAATATTTCACTCAAAAGCCTTAAAAACAAAAATCCCGATCAGTTAGATCGGGATATGGATAAGTTAGCGATTAGTAAATCCTCGAAGTTTGACTTGGGTAAGCTTTCGCTTGGTGTCTAGTGGAAAATCTCCCTTCATCATCCAATCATAATAGCCAGGCTCTTCTTTGAGGGCTTGCTCTATGGTCTTGCCTTTATGCTTTCCAAAATTGAAGATCTCTTCTCCTTGAGAATTGAAGATAAAACGACCCGCAAGATCAACCATTTTTTCATTGACCAAATCATGGATTTTCTTCATGTCGTTTTCAAACACACCCAGTTTATTTCCTTGAAGATCTTCGACTTCCTCTCCGGCATAGCGCTCAATTTGTGCCCGGAATACATCTACTGTGGCTAGGGTATCTGCCTCAGCACTGTGTGCGTTTTCCAGCTTTTTACCGCAATAGAATTTGTAGGCAGCACTTAAATTCCGTTTTTCCATCAAGTGGAAAATCTTTTGTGCATCCAGGAGATTTCGTTTGTCTAGGTCAAAGTCAATTCCAGAGCGGAGAAATTCCTCGACCAATAAGGGAATATCATATTTCAACACGTTGAATCCCGCCAAATCAGCCTGTCCAATAAATTGGAAAACATCCTTTGCGATGTCCTTGAAATAAGGCTCATTTTTAATGTCCTTATCGTATATCCCGTGGATTAAAGAGGCTTCCAAAGGAATGGATATCCCTGGATTAACCCTTCTTGTGAAAATTTGCTGCCCACCATCCGGAGTCAATTTAACAATGGAGATTTCGACGATTCGGTCTGTAGAAACATTGGTTCCTGTGGCTTCCAGATCAAAAAATGCCACTGGGTTTTTTAAGTTCAACTTCATGTGTTTTCAATTTTTGTTTTGAGTGACTCTAGGTCCATGTTATCATAGTTTCCAGAGCTCATCAGTAATAAATTCGTTTGATTGTAATCTTGAGCTAACAAAAATGCCTTTAACTCATCACTTGAGGTAAATAGCCTTAGATCTGCTCTTTGGAATCCTTTCCTCAAGGTGTCTTCATCCATTAATTCTAATTTTTTCAATGCAACAGCATGGGGGTTAAGATATATGATTGCCAAATCGGCTTCATCCATGCTGTTGGCATAGTTAGGTAGAAAGTTTTTATTCAAGGAAGAATACGTATGCAATTCCTGAACGGCAATTAAGCGACGGTTTGGAAATTGATTTTTAACCGCGTGAACCGTTGCTTTTAATTTGGAAGGGGCATGCGCAAAGTCTCGATACAAAATGCTGGATTCACTTTTAGCAAGGATTTCCTGCCTTTTTGCAGCACCCTTGAAAGATTGAATTGCTCCGTAAAATTGGGATTTACTCAAGCCAAGGCTAAGACAGATTTCCAAGGCACCTTGAAGATTTTGCAAATTATGATGTCCAAATATTGGGATTTCAATTTCTCCAAACTCAGTCTTCAAATAAGTTACTCCATCTTGAATTCGAGATGGATGAGCTTGATATGGAATTTTTTGACCTAAGGTTGAACTTTGTTCAGCAGCTTCCACCACTAATGGATCGAGTTGACAATAAATGATTTTTCCCTCTTGAGGGGTTTTATCCAGCAATTGAGAGAACTGTTTTTTATAATCTTCAAAATCTGGAAATACATTAAAGTGATCCCAAGCGATCCCGCTAAGTAGGACCGTGTCGTGATGGTAATGGAAAAATTTAGGCGTTCGATCTATGGGAGACGTCAGGTATTCATCTCCTTCGATTACAATGATTGGTGCATCAGAAAGACGAACCATCAAGTTAAACCCTTCAATCTGCGCACCTACCAAATAATCAAAATCGACTTGATTGGCTTTTAGCACATGAAGAATCATCGAGGTGATGGAGGTTTTTCCATGCGAGCCTGCGATCACCACTCGCTTTTTATCCTGACTTTGGTTGTAGATAAATTCTGGAAACGAATAAACTGGAATTCCGAGCTCTTGGGCTTTGATCAATTCGGGATTATCAATACGGGCATGCATGCCTAAAATGATGCCATCCAAGCCTGAATGGATTTTCTCTGGAAACCATCCCAATTCTGCAGGAAGGATTCCGGCACGATCCAAGCGCGTTCGAGAAGGCTCATAAATTTCATCATCACTGCCTGTGACTCGATAGCCCTTTTCGACTAGAGCGAGCGCCAAATTGTGCATAACTGCACCTCCAATTGCGATGAAGTGGTACTGTTTCATTTTTTGTAAGCTGATCCTAAAAGAGCTGAAATCGAACTGTTTTTGAATTAATCCCTGAGATTTTTTCGGTAAATTCTGACATCCACTAAAAATGATCTGGGAAATTTGCATTCAAACTTAACCATAAAAGCGGGGAACGTAGGCTTAAACAAATTCAAATTTGAGATTTTTTGCCCCTTAATTGAATTCCCTATTTTCGTTCAAAATTTTTAAGTCATGCTGCCAGATAAGTTTGCCTATTTAACCATGTCTTTGCTCTACCTAGCCGCATGGTTTGTAGTTTTTTTAAAAAGCCCTTGGAAGCGAGGGATGATAAAAGTCGGTTTAGTGGGAGGATTGATGGGGATCATTGCTGAGGTTTGGTACTTTCATGATTATTGGAAACCTCCGATGATTTGGAAAACAGGTTGGCCGGGGATCGAAGATTTCATCATTGGATTTGCCATGTTTGGAGTAGGAGGATATATCCATAGTGCATTTACCAAACGAGAAATTGATTATGAAAAACAGTCCCCTGCACAGAATAAGAGCCTTTTTTTTCTGTGGCTTTTGGGATGTTTCAGTTTGACTTTTTTCAGTTTTATCTTAAAAATCCACTCCGGATATGTCACCTTTTTTACGTTTATGGCATTGGCAGTTTATATCTGGATCCAGCGTCCCGATTTAATCGGTATTTCCTTGATCTCTGGGTTTTCAACACTTTTTATAGTGATGGTCATTTATTATCTGACCTTCGGAATTTTATTTCCGGACTTTTGGGATCGGTATGGGATGCTCAACGATGAACCGATTTTGGGGTATAAAATTTTCCAAATTCCTGTTTCCGAGATGCTTTGGCACTTTAGCTGGGCAATTCTCTGCTCCATGTTTAGAGGTTATCGAAATGGAGTGTATTACAAAGTCAAATTCCAATCCGAGGTCTGATTTTTGCGGATCTTAACCTGTTGATAAGTTTTGGAAAAATTGTTCAAAACTCTTCACGCATTGCGAATACATTTGTCATATGTCTGAAAATACGAATCCCTCTCGAATCACCCGAAAAAAGCCAACCTACGAAAATCCAACCCAATTGATGGGGAAAGTTCCACCTCAAGCGGTCGACTTGGAAGAAGCCGTATTGGGAGCTTTAATGCTGGAAAAAGATGCTTTGACCAATGTCATCGACATCCTGAAGGTGGAGAGCTTTTATAAAGATGCCCATAAAGTTATTTTTCAGGCTATTCTAGACTTGTTTGGAGAAAGCCAACCTATTGATCTCCTTACTGTAACTACTCAGTTAAGACGAAATCGAACGCTAGAAATCGCCGGTGGTGCATTTTATGTCACGGAATTAACTTCCAAAGTAGCTTCTGCTGCCAATATTGAGTTTCACGCCAGAATTATTACGGAGCAAGCCATCAAACGAGACTTGATTCGTATTTCATCCGATATTCAAAAGGATGCCTTCGAGGAAACCACCGATGTCTTTGAGCTTTTGGATAAAATGGAGCAAAGCCTATTTGAAATTTCCGAGAAAAATATCCGAAAGAATTATTCCGATATGCGCTCCATCATGCGTGAGGCTATCTTGGAATTGGAAGAACGGAAAAATCAAAAAGATGGATTGACCGGGGTGCCTTCTGGTTTTACGGCCTTGGATCGAGTGACATCCGGTTGGCAAAAATCAGATTTGGTCATTATTGCGGCTCGACCTGCGATGGGTAAGACGGCTTTCGTTTTGTCCGTTCTTCGAAATGCAGCAGTTGACCATACCCGTCCAGTGGCTATTTTTTCTTTGGAAATGTCCGCTGTTCAGTTGGTGAATCGTTTGATTTCATCAGAAGCGGAATTGGATTCAGAAAAAATCAAGAAGGGTTCTTTGGCAGACCATGAATGGGCTCAATTAGTCCATAAGACTGCTAAGCTTTCCAAGGCTCCGCTTTTTGTGGACGATACGCCGGCGCTATCCATTTTGGAATTGCGTGCGAAATGCCGAAAACTCAAAGCCCAGCATGATATCCAGATGGTCGTGATTGACTACTTGCAGTTGATGTCTGGTGATACCAAAGGTGGCGGAGGCGGCGGGAACCGTGAACAAGAAATCGCGAGTATTTCCCGAGCCTTAAAAAAGATTGCCAAGGAATTGAATATTCCAGTTATCGCCTTGTCGCAGCTTTCTCGAGCTGTAGAAACTAGAGGAGGAGATAAGCGGCCTCAACTTTCGGATTTGAGGGAATCTGGAGCGATCGAGCAAGATGCGGATATGGTGATGTTCCTATACCGTCCTGAGTATTATGGGATTACTGAAGATGAAGGAGGAGCTTCCACGGCAGGTGTAGGAGAGGTAATCATCGCAAAGCACCGAAATGGTTCTTTGGAAAATGTCAAACTTCGGTTTATTGGTCGATACACGAAGTTTACAGACTTGGATTCAGGAATTTCGTATCCACCCAACCAAGCAGGAGAAATTGGATATTCGCACAAGTTTACCTCCAGTGCTTCTGGCGTTTCTTCTTTTGAGTCTGGAAATATGATCAAACTATCCAGCAAAGCCAATGAGGATAATATTGAAGATGCTTTCCGAGGCGGCGATGGTCCAGCTCCATTCTAATTTGTCATGAAAGGAATTGTACTCAATAGAACCTTAGCGGATAAAATCGCTCTAGAGGAAGTCATTTTACCAGACTTGAAAAAAGATGAAGTACTGGTGAAAATAAAAGCAGCCGCACTTAATCACCGGGACGAATGGTGCAGGGTTGGGCTTTATCCAAATCTAAAAGATGGAGTCGTTTTGGGCTCGGATGGTTCAGGCATAGTTGAATCGGTGGGTTCAGAAGTAGACATAGAATGGAAAGGAAAAGAAGTCATAATTAATCCTGCTCTTTATTGGGGACCAAATCAGGCAGTTCAAAGTAAGGAGTTTGAAATTTTAGGTATGCCAAGGAATGGAACCTTGGCGGAGTTTGTAATTGTACCTGCGGATCGTCTCTTCGAAAAGCCATCCCATCTTTCTTTTGAACAGGCTGCAGCTCTTCCCTTAGCAGGATTGACTGCGTTTAGAGCCTTAGTATATCAGGGTGAGATTAAATCAGGAAGAAAAGTTTTGATCACCGGAATAGGAGGAGGGGTTGCGCAATTTGCCTTTCAGTTTGCTTTAGCCTTTGGTGCAGAAGTTTATGTATCGAGCAGTAAACCTGAAAAGATTCATCGTGCGATGGAACAAGGGGCTCTCGGAGGATATAATTACCTAGAAGCTACTTGGACAGAAAATGCATTAGCTGAAACTGGCGGATTCGATTTAATTATTGATGGTGCTGCTGGTTCTGGATTGAATGATTTGGTTGCAGTTACCAAACCGGGAGGTAGAATAGTTTTTTACGGTGCCACACAAGGAAATCCAGGAAAAATTGAGGCAAGAAGGATATTCTGGAACCAGCTCAAAGTCATCGGAACCACGATGGGATCCGATGAGGATTTTAGACAAATGATTGCTTTTGTTAAGGATAAAAAAATCGTTCCCGTTGTTGATTCTGTTTTTTCTTTTGAGGATGCAGTAAAGGCTTTTGATCGGATGAGGGTGGGCGCTCAGTCGGGTAAAATTGTGCTTACTCCTTGACCTCTTCATAAGTCTCACCAAACTCCTTTTTGGCGATTCGATAGATTTCAATGGCATCGGTGGGAATTACCAAAAAATCTCCTGGCTTGATAATCATCGTTTCTTTCCAAGGAGCCTGAAATTCCAAAAAGTCATTAAGCTTCAATTCGTGAAGAAATCTTTCTGAAAATGGAATAGCAAACACTTTTCCAATAGGCTGATAACAACCCCAACCATCTCCTAAGGAATTTTTTAGGCTGTATTTTCGCTCAAAAGTGGAAGCATTTACCAAGTAGTTTTCCTTTACTGAAGTTTGATTTTCTACCAGCCAATCGCCGGATTGTGCTGTATTCCGGGTTTCTTCCCCATCACTTGTATGGGTAAGCACGACTTGACCCTCAACCGCTTTTTTTGCTTTTACCAAGGTCTTTTTTCGGTAGATCTTTCCCTCTTCTTTCAGAATTGGGAGAAAAAAATCAAGCATTTCACGTTGAGTCATGAGATCATGGATGGTTTCAGTGAATTCTAAATTAGAAAATAGAATCTAATCTCAGAGAAAAAATTTGGGAGCTGAAATAGGATGTCCAACATTTAATCCATCGGAAACTTTTAATCCATGTCGGTTTCAAAAAGAAAATTTTGAAAGGCATTTTGAAGTTCTTTCAAAGCCTTACTTTCATTCTGTGTTTTTGCCAACTCAATTCCTTTTTCATAGGTGGATTTAGCCTTTTCCAATTGATTTTCCTCAAAAAACAACTGAGCAGCAGGAAAGTATGTAGGGAGATAATCGGGGAATTTCTCCAATACAAAATCGAATATTTCAATAGCTTGTATAGGATCTTTCTCCCTGATTTCCAATGCTAAAGCATAATGATTGAATGGGTTATCGGGCTCCTCCTGAATAAACGATTTTAATAGCTCTTGTCGGTCCAATTTGCCCATGTTTTATTTTTTTAAATACCGCATGACTGTTATTTTCACGCGAAATAAATCTAAAATAATCTAACTCTAAACCAATGAAGATTCTTGTTTGTATCACTCACGTACCGGATACGACGTCCAAGATTCAATTTGCTGCCAACAATACCAAATTAGATACCACGGGGGTTCAGTTCATTATTGGCCCTTATGATGACTATGCTTTGGCAAGAGCAGTGGAATTAAGAGACCAAACCGGAGGTAAATTGACCGTACTAAACGTAGGAGAAGCTGAAACTGAGCCTACCTTACGGAAAGCATTGGCCATCGGAGCAGATGATGCCATTCGGGTAAATGCTTTTCCTAAGGATTCCTTCTTTGTAGCAATTCAGATTGCGCATTATGCCAAAGAGGGCCAATATGATCTTATTCTAATGGGCCGTGAATCCATCGATTTCAATGGAGGGATGGTTCATGGAATGGTCGGTGAGCTTTTGGGCATGCCTTCTTTTTCGCCTGTGATGAAATTGGATTTGGAAGGTTCTACGGTGAAAATGGCCCGAGAAATTGAGGGAGGAAAGGAAATGATTGAAGCTCAGCTTCCATTGATTGCTGGATGTCAAGAGCCAATTGCAGAATGGAAAATCCCAAATATGCGAGGCATTATGTCAGCTCGTACGAAGCCATTGAATGTGGTTGAACCTGTATCTCAAGAGACCCAAGCTGAAGCCACATCGTATCAGCTACCTCCAGCTAAAGGAGCAGTAAAATTGATCGATAAGGATCAAGTAGGTGAGTTGGTGAAATTGTTGAAAAACGAGGCCAAAGTGCTTTAATCTATTTTTAATAAACCCATTTAAATCAGGAATTTATGTCTATTCTAGTATATATCGAACACGCAGAAGGAAAGGTAAAAAAGACCAGTCTTGAAGCAGTTTCTTTTGCAAATGCACTTGCTGCTCAAACAGGAGAGGGAGAAGTGGTAGCTGTCGCATTGGGTACAGTAGATCAAGCCGAACTTGCTTCAGTAGGAAAAGCAGGTGCGGCGAAAGTACTTCACGGTGCAGACGCAAGATTAGATGCAGGGGTCATTCAAGCCCATGCAAGTGCAGTTGCCCAAGCTTTTCAAAAAGTAGGAGCAAAGACTTTGGTATTAGCCAAGTCATCTTTGGGAGATGCGGTGGCAGCTCGCTTGG
Above is a window of Algoriphagus sanaruensis DNA encoding:
- a CDS encoding electron transfer flavoprotein subunit beta/FixA family protein, producing MKILVCITHVPDTTSKIQFAANNTKLDTTGVQFIIGPYDDYALARAVELRDQTGGKLTVLNVGEAETEPTLRKALAIGADDAIRVNAFPKDSFFVAIQIAHYAKEGQYDLILMGRESIDFNGGMVHGMVGELLGMPSFSPVMKLDLEGSTVKMAREIEGGKEMIEAQLPLIAGCQEPIAEWKIPNMRGIMSARTKPLNVVEPVSQETQAEATSYQLPPAKGAVKLIDKDQVGELVKLLKNEAKVL
- the dnaB gene encoding replicative DNA helicase, giving the protein MSENTNPSRITRKKPTYENPTQLMGKVPPQAVDLEEAVLGALMLEKDALTNVIDILKVESFYKDAHKVIFQAILDLFGESQPIDLLTVTTQLRRNRTLEIAGGAFYVTELTSKVASAANIEFHARIITEQAIKRDLIRISSDIQKDAFEETTDVFELLDKMEQSLFEISEKNIRKNYSDMRSIMREAILELEERKNQKDGLTGVPSGFTALDRVTSGWQKSDLVIIAARPAMGKTAFVLSVLRNAAVDHTRPVAIFSLEMSAVQLVNRLISSEAELDSEKIKKGSLADHEWAQLVHKTAKLSKAPLFVDDTPALSILELRAKCRKLKAQHDIQMVVIDYLQLMSGDTKGGGGGGNREQEIASISRALKKIAKELNIPVIALSQLSRAVETRGGDKRPQLSDLRESGAIEQDADMVMFLYRPEYYGITEDEGGASTAGVGEVIIAKHRNGSLENVKLRFIGRYTKFTDLDSGISYPPNQAGEIGYSHKFTSSASGVSSFESGNMIKLSSKANEDNIEDAFRGGDGPAPF
- a CDS encoding lycopene cyclase domain-containing protein — its product is MLPDKFAYLTMSLLYLAAWFVVFLKSPWKRGMIKVGLVGGLMGIIAEVWYFHDYWKPPMIWKTGWPGIEDFIIGFAMFGVGGYIHSAFTKREIDYEKQSPAQNKSLFFLWLLGCFSLTFFSFILKIHSGYVTFFTFMALAVYIWIQRPDLIGISLISGFSTLFIVMVIYYLTFGILFPDFWDRYGMLNDEPILGYKIFQIPVSEMLWHFSWAILCSMFRGYRNGVYYKVKFQSEV
- a CDS encoding quinone oxidoreductase family protein encodes the protein MKGIVLNRTLADKIALEEVILPDLKKDEVLVKIKAAALNHRDEWCRVGLYPNLKDGVVLGSDGSGIVESVGSEVDIEWKGKEVIINPALYWGPNQAVQSKEFEILGMPRNGTLAEFVIVPADRLFEKPSHLSFEQAAALPLAGLTAFRALVYQGEIKSGRKVLITGIGGGVAQFAFQFALAFGAEVYVSSSKPEKIHRAMEQGALGGYNYLEATWTENALAETGGFDLIIDGAAGSGLNDLVAVTKPGGRIVFYGATQGNPGKIEARRIFWNQLKVIGTTMGSDEDFRQMIAFVKDKKIVPVVDSVFSFEDAVKAFDRMRVGAQSGKIVLTP
- a CDS encoding tetratricopeptide repeat protein — translated: MGKLDRQELLKSFIQEEPDNPFNHYALALEIREKDPIQAIEIFDFVLEKFPDYLPTYFPAAQLFFEENQLEKAKSTYEKGIELAKTQNESKALKELQNAFQNFLFETDMD
- a CDS encoding UDP-N-acetylmuramate--L-alanine ligase, with protein sequence MKQYHFIAIGGAVMHNLALALVEKGYRVTGSDDEIYEPSRTRLDRAGILPAELGWFPEKIHSGLDGIILGMHARIDNPELIKAQELGIPVYSFPEFIYNQSQDKKRVVIAGSHGKTSITSMILHVLKANQVDFDYLVGAQIEGFNLMVRLSDAPIIVIEGDEYLTSPIDRTPKFFHYHHDTVLLSGIAWDHFNVFPDFEDYKKQFSQLLDKTPQEGKIIYCQLDPLVVEAAEQSSTLGQKIPYQAHPSRIQDGVTYLKTEFGEIEIPIFGHHNLQNLQGALEICLSLGLSKSQFYGAIQSFKGAAKRQEILAKSESSILYRDFAHAPSKLKATVHAVKNQFPNRRLIAVQELHTYSSLNKNFLPNYANSMDEADLAIIYLNPHAVALKKLELMDEDTLRKGFQRADLRLFTSSDELKAFLLAQDYNQTNLLLMSSGNYDNMDLESLKTKIENT
- a CDS encoding 3'-5' exonuclease; amino-acid sequence: MKLNLKNPVAFFDLEATGTNVSTDRIVEISIVKLTPDGGQQIFTRRVNPGISIPLEASLIHGIYDKDIKNEPYFKDIAKDVFQFIGQADLAGFNVLKYDIPLLVEEFLRSGIDFDLDKRNLLDAQKIFHLMEKRNLSAAYKFYCGKKLENAHSAEADTLATVDVFRAQIERYAGEEVEDLQGNKLGVFENDMKKIHDLVNEKMVDLAGRFIFNSQGEEIFNFGKHKGKTIEQALKEEPGYYDWMMKGDFPLDTKRKLTQVKLRGFTNR